TTTAAGGAGAGCCCACACCTAAATTACAAACAAAGGAAAAAGGTGAGCCAAGAGTTAGGGCTCAAGCCTAGCCAAGTCAAGTTTTGGTTTCAGAATCGTCGAACCCAAATGAAGGTACGCACAtcttataattaatttcatCCATAACTTGCCATTTCATTATCTTATATaatgggtttttattttttttaaatgtgtaaGATCTCAATTTCCAGTTAGATTGGGTTTTTAATTTGTGCATAATTAGTTTGGATTTTTTGCtgataatttttcatgtgctagGCACAACAAGATCGGAATGATAACTTAACACTAAGAGCCGAGAATGAAAGACTGAAGAATGAGAATTTGAAGCTACAAGCTGCCATACAAGCATTGATATGCCTTAATTGCAATAATATGGGTTACGATGAACAACAACTTCGACTTGAGAATATGCAACTCAAAATAGAGGTACACTACTCTCATAGACTTATTGTACCAAtatatctttcaattttttctaattCAAGATATTTGAAatacacacgcatatatatatatatatacatgtaactGTCTTTGTCACAAAATGTTTTctactttttatataaaaaattaagtataataatacttttatttttatttaaaattatataagaaTACAAATATTTCTTCACATAAAgatatttaaacaaaaattttatgcataaaatttaatttattttttgtggtcAACATATCTAGCCCACAAAAATAGTAATGCCCAAAATTTACGCAAAATAATGGGACCCTTTCAAACTTGTTTATAAGGAACAAAAACattattatgataattaaatattggaaaaagttataataatattactatattattcttaataaaattttcttccataagAAAACAATTTTCCTTCTTGTATaccttctttaattttttttccttatatatGTTCTTCTTTCTAGTTACAAAGAATGAGTTGCTTTGGTATAACATCAAGCCAGCATATTCAAATAGTGGAAACAACAGAAGCGATAGCCCCTTCGCTTCCTCCTTCCTCAACAATTTATTTCCAAGAGCAACAAATAGACGACTTCAGGGACATGATCAGCCAAGCCCCTTTGATGATAGAAAACTTCTCCCATTCCGTCGGCAACTGTCTGGTTGTGGAAGGAAACAAATCCATTGTGTTGGGCCTTGAAATGTCATCCATGGAGGAACTGGTGAAGATGTGTCGGGCAACTGACCCTCTTTGGATTAGATCTGAGGGTACCAAAAAGGAAGTGTTGAATGGTGAAGAGCACGCGAGGTTGTTTCAATGGCCATTGAAGTTTCAGCAAGATAAAGTCAATGAGTTCATTGTGGAAGCCTCTCGACACACTGCTGTTGTCGCCATCAGTAGCTTCATGTTGGTTGATGCTTTCCTTGACGTCGTAAGTCCAATTCAGTAACTCtttaatctaatatatataatgcacCTTGTAGCATTATTTCCATTCCTAAACAATTTTATTGGGTGATAAAGTGTTATAAAACACaatccatttatcatcaaacagaaaaattagtttgaatTTGTAAACAATGAAACAAGATGCATTAATTGAAGCTTAGTGTTTCCCTATTtaatatatctcaaaaaaataatttaacaaaaattgaaGGACAATTGTTTTTATTAATACTCATTGACTTTTATTATGTCAATATCCATGTTAATTAGTAAtaattatgcaaaaaaaaaaagtcaccaaaacaatatttttattcCTATTTTAATCTATAGACGTAAGGGAGAACATCCATCTATATATTGAATTTGTATATAAGAAATTTCTATAAAAAgtcattattttctatttcagaAGAAGTGGGTGGAACTCTTCCCCTCCAATATCTCTAGAGCAACAACACTTCAAGTGGTCAGTTCAGGCATTTTAGGACATGCAAGTGGCTCCCATCATCTTGTGAGTACTCCAAATATATGAAAAGTTAATGggattattttgaattttttattaaattaatgttatatatttttttatctttttatgcaACTAATATTGGATTTTAGATTTTTACTAAAATAGCTTACGATAAGAAAGACCCGCTAGTCCAACTAGCGAGTCCTTGATTCTCTTTGTAAACACTCTAGCAAAAGATTTGGCATGAAAAAGGTGAACTCACTAGTGTGACTGGCACGTTTGGTTTAACTTCTAAAAACTTATGCTTTTTCAGTACTAGCGAGTCTCTTtcgatttttttcttcaaaatcatcTAATGctattttagtaaaaatcataaaaccAATGTTAGTTGCATAAGAActgttaatttaataataactcatttttttcttaaatttgtagattactaataaataaatgattgttTATGTATTTGTATGTACGTGTCTCTAGATGTACGCAGTGCTACAATTTCTATCTCCACTAATTCCCACAAGAGAGGCTCTATTTCTTCGTTATTGCCAACTAAACAAGGAGGAGGGGACTTGGGTTATTGTTGATTTTCCATTTGAAAGCATGGGTGGAAGTTCCCAAGCTTCCTCCCCCAGATACAAGAGAAGACCCTCTGGTTGCATCATCAAAGACTTACCGAATGGATGCTCTAAGGTGAcatatcaaaacaatatatatacatatatacatatgagaattaaagaatgatttattatcattatattttaCAACTCTATTGAAATAAATGTAGGTTACATGGGTAGAACAAGCAGAGGTTGAGTACACACCAATCCATCAGATTTTTCACCTTTTCTTAAATAGCGGAAGGGCATTTGAAGCTCAACATTGGCTAGCTATCTTGCAAAGACAATCTGAGAGGCTTGCAAGCCTTGTGGCTACTAATGTATCCAATCTTGGAGgtactctttctttcttctttgtatCGTACCTAACAACACATATCCTTACCCAAAAGTGTTAATTAAAGGTAATTATTAGATATATGAAACTAAGAAATATATTGAAGACCGCCCTAATATACTACTTTGTAggtgttacattttttattttttaaaattgacaTGATGGTCATATTTACAGGGATGCAAATAACTGAAACAAGGAAGAAACTAATGAATCTTGCAGAGAGGATGACAAAAACTTTTTTTGTGAACATGAGCAGTTCCTGTGGTCAGACATGGATAGCCCTTTCGGATTGTGCTTATGACACTTGTTGAGAACCCAAGAGAAAACCTTAGGgtttttctttgtatttcaaACACTaataaaagaagaacaaaactgGAAGCACgaaaaataaacacaacacaataaacagaaatgaaaaacaGAAACCGAGACGCAAGAGATTTACTGTGGTTCACCTCAAACcgaggctacgtccacgttaAGCTCGAGAGaggagagctcactgcactatgagatGAAAACCCAGATTACACCCACATAAGCCCTCACAAAACCCTCGATACAAACAATGGTTCGAGAAAACAAAAATGCCAAATAATCACTTAATATAGATTAGAGTCAACCCTATCGAAccatataaaatgaaatcaaGCTATACAGGATTTACAGGGAATGAAGAACAGAGAAACCAAACCAGAACCCCAGCCCCGAAGACGAAGGCCCTTGCCTTTtctgcttcttcctctttcacGATTTCTTTTTGTCAATCTCGTCTCAAAGTTACTGTCTCAACTCACATCCCGAGGGGCGGGATTAAAAGCAATGACGAAGGGCCCAGATGAACGATCATAAAGTGAGGATGAAAGGCTGGGATTCAGTCATGCAAGCACGATTGATTATTCCCAACAGAAAATGGCAGACGAGCAGGAGATGATCGGGCAAAAGAAAGGGCGAGATCAGGCGCCAGCTAAAGgcagctgatggttgccacgtgcagcCATCCAGCAGCTGCCAAATGGCAGCGAGCGGTTGCTGCACGTGGCCTTCCAACCAGCTAAGTGCAACGACACCGTTTGGAGCTTCACaaccaacaatctccaccttaaAGCACCAAACAAGAAATGTAATCCAAACTTCATGACAAAAAGGTAGCATGCTACAATCATCTTCTTCATAGCTTTAGTTGATAAGATCAACCAATACCCGCATGCAACAAgtccaagcaatgcttgaaTTTTGTTGCATTTAGCAACTTTGTACCCATGTCTGCTGGGTTATTTTTTGTAGGCACTTTTAGTATAGAAATAGTTCCATT
The Diospyros lotus cultivar Yz01 chromosome 12, ASM1463336v1, whole genome shotgun sequence DNA segment above includes these coding regions:
- the LOC127787523 gene encoding homeobox-leucine zipper protein HDG5-like: MSCFGITSSQHIQIVETTEAIAPSLPPSSTIYFQEQQIDDFRDMISQAPLMIENFSHSVGNCLVVEGNKSIVLGLEMSSMEELVKMCRATDPLWIRSEGTKKEVLNGEEHARLFQWPLKFQQDKVNEFIVEASRHTAVVAISSFMLVDAFLDVKKWVELFPSNISRATTLQVVSSGILGHASGSHHLMYAVLQFLSPLIPTREALFLRYCQLNKEEGTWVIVDFPFESMGGSSQASSPRYKRRPSGCIIKDLPNGCSKVTWVEQAEVEYTPIHQIFHLFLNSGRAFEAQHWLAILQRQSERLASLVATNVSNLGGMQITETRKKLMNLAERMTKTFFVNMSSSCGQTWIALSDSNNTIRITKRSITEPCQPIGLILIVTSTSWLPYSPFLANLLKDEHCRALQLDVLSNVTSLQEVVHIASGSHPRNCISLFRINVSMHTFLLSLFTKFILQESSISDTSCVMVFSTINIDSLQLAMSNQDQSCIPLLPLGFIMHPMGALIVNDYSVTSEVNGVPNLDSESLLGQGCLLTVGLQVLVSTNPTKKLEHSDIIAISKPLCDIVHKINTTPYSDRRGDDGAGYANNGGNVGFSTEPVAQDDPSLQQD